A stretch of the Nitrospiraceae bacterium genome encodes the following:
- a CDS encoding surface-adhesin E family protein produces MRVEKNDQAEMTVYVDPDTIRRNGDVVELWALLDFKRIQTEPGHAYLSAKAHREIDCTEERIRLLALAAFSGNMGSGEVVYRYSDSNDQGISVEPGSVAESLLNFVCNEK; encoded by the coding sequence GTGCGGGTTGAGAAAAACGACCAAGCAGAGATGACTGTATACGTTGATCCAGACACCATTCGTCGCAACGGGGATGTGGTGGAGTTGTGGGCATTGCTGGACTTTAAGAGAATACAAACCGAGCCAGGCCACGCGTATTTGTCGGCAAAGGCTCATCGTGAAATCGATTGCACCGAAGAGCGCATCCGATTGCTTGCACTGGCGGCCTTCTCTGGCAACATGGGCAGTGGTGAGGTGGTGTATCGCTACTCAGACTCCAACGATCAGGGAATCTCAGTTGAACCAGGCAGTGTTGCAGAAAGTCTGCTCAACTTTGTGTGCAACGAGAAGTGA
- a CDS encoding response regulator yields MPFFTRLSNASPQLPVLIVNSDREIRWAFTERLTAKGYEVESAPDGKTCLERIQHQDFSVVLLSSHLPDQDGISLLTAIRFMHPRLPVIFMTAAGQSPIALERGAFAVLPLPCPADEFYDVVQRGISLREAR; encoded by the coding sequence GCCTCAACTTCCTGTTCTCATCGTCAACTCCGACCGAGAGATACGTTGGGCCTTCACCGAAAGACTTACGGCCAAAGGTTATGAGGTGGAGAGTGCGCCAGATGGGAAGACGTGTCTCGAACGGATTCAGCACCAAGATTTCAGCGTGGTGCTTCTTAGTTCCCATTTACCTGATCAGGATGGCATCTCGCTGTTGACCGCGATCCGATTCATGCATCCGAGACTTCCAGTCATTTTTATGACAGCCGCGGGTCAATCGCCCATTGCTCTCGAACGAGGGGCCTTTGCTGTATTGCCTCTGCCATGTCCGGCAGACGAATTTTACGACGTGGTCCAGCGAGGAATTTCTCTAAGGGAAGCCCGTTGA